ACCGCTTTGAGTTGCGTGATACTCCGAAAGGATGCCGCATAATTTTTTCCCGTTTAACAGAATATCGTTGGGCCATTTTAATTGCACCTTCTGGCTTGAAAACTCATTGATCGCCTGCACTGAGGCCAACCCCGCCAACAATGTCAGTTGAGGCAGGCGTTGCGGCTGAATCTGTGGTTTTAACAGAACGGACATGTAGATGCCGGTTCCTGGTGGAGACACCCAGGATCGTCCCATACGTCCGCGTCCGCGCGTCTGCGACTCAGCAATCAGGACCAGCCCCTCCAAGGCTCCTTCTTCAAGGTACTTCTGAGCCAGGTCATTGGTTGAGTCTATCTCATCAAAAACAAGGATATAAGAACCCAGACGAACGGGTCTCAGGTCATTTCGGATTTTTTCTGCATCCAGCGGGGAAGAGTTTGACACAACGGCCTCAGGTTTCAGGGGTGTGATTTTATTGTCCGATTCACGATTGTAAGGAAAAAATGTAAAAAATTCATTGAATTATTGGAGAAATATTGCTAAAAAGCTAAATCTAAAATTGGCAGGTTCAATTTTTTTTGATAGCATGTGCGTCAAAATAAAAAGGAGAGAGTTGGATGAAAAAGGTTTTGTTCTTGTTGGTTTTAACGATTGGTTTGATGGCTATTACCTCATGTTCGATGGAAAACAAGTATCCCCACGGTCAGCAGGTTAAACCGGAAACCGTAGAAGAAAAAAAATAACAGGCTTTTTTTAATTGACTGATACCCGCCTCACCTGTGAGGCGGAAAAGCCTGAACTTCCTTCGGCTAAAGTATGCCCTTGCCTCCATTCTGCGGGGCTCATTTTCTAATGAAAAAAGGGTTCTTTTTTTTCAATCACTCGGTCCCACGGGTGTCACTCCTTTTAGCAAAACATTCCTAACTTCTTGACAATTCTGGTTTGCAGGATGATAGAATAGCTGGAAATTTCCCCACGCCTGTAATCATTCTGGATTATTATTTCTGATCCGAGTTGCAGCGGAAGCGGACCGCAGGGCGGAATCGCGCGGTATTGAGGAATTTTTTGGAACCGTTCCTTTTTGCAAAGGTGCGTTTGTTTCGTATTACTATTTTGCTCAATGATCAATGGAGATATGAATAGTGGGACCTGTAACGGTAGAGGCAGTCCGAGAGGCTCAGGAACTCCTCAAAAGCGGAATGAGTCATCACGAGAAAAAAGACTTCAGCGAAGCGGTTGAGGATTTTAAGAAGGTAGCGTTAATTCATCCTTTTGATGAAAATCATCTTCCCGAACTTGAAAAAAAATTAAAGGCGGGTGGTTATAAAAAACAGCAGGAAAGTATTGCCTTCATGGGATGCGCTTCGGTACACCTGCAGCATTTAGCTCAGCAATTGAGCAATGACCAAAAAGCTGAAGTGCCTATCGATGAACAGTTTGTTGAAATTTTCAAAGAATGGGAGTGACTGGATTCGAATCTCCAGCTCATGGCAGTGCGTCGATGAGAATTGATCTTAAAAGACAGGGAAGGAAGGTTGGCAGTGGATAAAGAATTTCTTCATAACGTTTTCAGAGCCGAAATCAAGGATCGGAAGATTCCTTTAAGCCTGGGTAAAACCTGCCCGGTGAAGTGTGCATTTTGTTACGAGAAAGACCACAGCTACCGAACAACCTTCGATACCCCCCGCTCCACTCAGGAAGATTGGGATTTCATTTTTAATGAGATTCAGAAATACCCCACCAAGAAGGACGAATCGTGGGTCCTGGGTGGCAACGAATATATGGAATGGACGGATCTGCCTCTGCATCCCAAGGCTTTGGATTGGGTCGAGGAGTTTCTTGAGAAGACCGATAAAAATATCATCATGTTTACCGTTGGGTACACGGACCCGGTACGAATCAATAAACTGGCCGAAAGATTCCCCGGCAGAATAAATTTTGAATTGTCGGTGATCACCCTGGGCGAAGCCCGGAAAAAGCTGATGCCCAATGGCCCCAGCGTTAAACAGGTGCTTGAAATACTGGATGGTCCGGCGGTGACATCCGCCAATTTTTATTCCTTCGGAGCGAACACCATGTCGGAGGACGCCCGAACGATTTCTAAGATCAATCCCAATGTTTTGCTCTGGATGGGATGCCTGACGCCCCTGAAATATATCGATCCCGACACCACCGCCCTGATGCGGTACGGAAAAAAATTCCTTGCAGAGGAAGCACGGAAAATTTACGGTTTTGATCTTCCCAATATCATGATGTTGCATACGGAATCGGATATCACTTCCTTTTTGAACCGTAAAAAAATCATAAAAGTTTTTGACGCCTGTGAGTTGGATAAAAAAGATACCGTGGTGATGGCCGGGAATGTTTACAAGGTTTTGACGATGTTCCGTCAGAATCGAGCAAAATTTCTTTATGTGCCCAACAGTACCCTCGGCGGGGATTCCAATTGCACGACACTATTGACGTTCAGCGATGTTGCCAAGCGATTGACGGGGCAAACCCGAGTTTATTTACCCAAAGTCATACTGGAAAAGTCGTCTCAAGAGGAAATGGACATTTCGGGAGAAACTTTTGACGAATTCAAAGCCAAATTTCCCCGTTGCACTTTCAAAGTCTTGAATAAAGTGAATTCCAAGCTATCCAATAAAAAATTGTATGAAAAAGGATATTTGAAAAATTACGTGGAAGATTATCTGGGGGACCCCTTGTCAAAGAAATTTGAAATGATGGCCTCTCCGAATTGAATCCTGCCCCTGGTCTTTAGGTCAAATTGGAAAAGGAGAAAGCATGCAGTACAGGTTGAAAGTGGTGTTTGTCGATAATCAGGAATTGGAATGCGAGCAGACGGAAAAGCACGGCTTCAGTGACGATTTGGAATTGTTCGAAATTACCACAGCGGACGAGGTCATTGTGGTGCCTCTCAAACAGATAAAATACATCTCCTGTGATTCCAAAATATTTAAAAATTAGAGGAGTTGCCGGTCAAGAAACCGGTTGCAAGCAAGGCGGATTTGAAACAGGTGGCTGATTGGTTTGATGGCTTCACCCTCGTTCAGAGCAAAAATGACAGAAGTTGATCTTCGTCATTTTGCCGTGAACAGAGAAGTACGATGCGGTGAAATGATTGCAGGCTTAAAATTTTAATCCCACTTTTTTAAGCCACTTATCGGCGTCAAATTTTCCCTGGAAAAACCTCTCGAACAGAATTTCATTTGGGGTCAAATTCCTGCCATCAACCTTAAAAGGATTGGGTGATTCAATTTTTGCTGGTTTTTCGGCTGCCTTAGAGGCAAATTCATCCGACTGGGGCTCATAACTGGAAGAATCATCGTCTGTGAAAACTAAATCCGAAAGCTCTTCCAGGCTGAGAATTAAATTCAGAACGGAAAGATTGTTGATCATATCTTTTTCTTTAAAATCCGCCAGAACGGTCCTGACATCCTCTGAGGATACGATTGCATTCATGATTGCCTTGTTGAGTTTTTCATACGCCTTATCCAGATGAGAATCGAAAGGGTCCATGACAGCTTTCTCCTAAAAAATATTAATCAGCTCTATGCGTAGTTATAATTACTGGGAAAACAATTGTTATCGGAGCAAGAGTTGTGCCATCTAACGACGTGGATTCTCTAATTTATCAAGGCTTTTAAGTAAAAAGAGTTCTGGGGGGTAAGTTTTTTTGGGGGAGTCAAAAGATCTGAATTTTGGCGTTTAATTTCAATAGATTGTGTCAAAAAATTAACACCTGTGATTAAAAAAAGAGTCAGTCTTTGCATTTTGATTTTCAATAGACCGTTCTTTTTTGAAAACTGCCAAGGGGCAAATTTTTCCTCAGATGGGCAGGTAACGGGTTCAAGGGATTCAATAATTTGAAGGTTGGTGGAGACCTGTGATAGTCTTTCTCTGTTTGCGACCCTAAGGATGGTTTTTGGGGGATATAATTAAGAAGCTTAACGAAACCCTTTTATGGCATTTCCAGTACATAGATATAGACGATTGAGGGCCAAGGCAGGAATTTTACGGTTGGTTCGGGAAACCCATCTTTCTGTGGATGACCTGATCGACCCGATGTTTGTCTGCGAAGGGAAGGGGGTTCGGCAGGAGATTTCTTCCATGCCGGGGATCTTTCGTTGTTCTATCGATAACCTTGTTAAAGACGTCAGAGAAAGCCAGAGTTTGGGGATACCCGCCGTAGTATTGTTTGGCATTCCAGATAAAAAAGACGCGCGTGGTTCGGAAGCTTATAATCCTGATGGAATCGTCCAGCGGGCGGTGAGGGAAATCAAGTCTGCCTGCCCGGAAATGATCGTGATCACCGATGTGTGCATTGATGAATATACAGATCATGGACATTGCGGTTTGGTGGAGGGCAATCGGATTTTAAATGACCCGACTCTCGAACTGTTGGCGAAAATGGCGCATACACATGCCGAGGCAGGGGCGGACATTGTGGCTCCATCGGACATGATGGACGGAAGGGTTCAGGCGATCCGGAGGATCCTGGATCAAACAGGCCACGAAGACACGATTATTCTTTCCTACGCCGCGAAATACGCTTCCGCCTTTTATGGTCCCTTCAGGGAAGCCGCCGATTCGTCTCCAAAATTTGGAGATCGCTGTTCGTACCAGATGGACCCTGCAAATTCTGATGAAAGCATACGAGAAGTTTTACAGGACATCGAAGAGGGAGCGGATATAGTGATGGTCAAGCCGGCTCTGTCCTATTTGGATATCATCCGCAGGGTCCGCGAGGAGGTCCAGGTTCCTGTGGCCGCTTATAATGTGAGTGGGGAGTATTCCATGGTCAAGGCGGCCGCCGAGAAAAACTGGGTGGACGGAGAACGGGTGATGATGGAAATTCTGTTGAGCATCAAACGCGCTGGTGCGCAGATGATCTTGACCTATTTTGCCAAAGAGGCGGCAAAAGTCCTCAATGCCTGATCCCAGGGCGCCATTAATGTCCCAATTTAATGACAAAAACTTAAATCAATATTTTATTTTAACTTCATGTTTGGTAATATCCGTTTGAAAATGAAAGTTTCATTTGTTTATAATACAGTGGTAGAGTCACTTTTCGGTTAAGGAGAAGATTGAATGTCAATTATGGCCAAAAACCTTAGGATGATTCGCAAGGAACTCCGGTGCACCCAGGCGATGATGTCGGATATCCTGAAGGTAGGGTTTCGAACTTATGTCAGGTATGAAGCAGGCGAAAGGGACGCTCCGGTTTCGGTTCTTGTCAAAATCGCCAGATTGGGAAACCTGTCCCTGGAGCAGTTTCTCACCAATGAGGTCGCGAAAAGTTTGATTTCGCCTGTAAAGACGTTAACGAAAAGTTCGACGCCTCCAGCGGTCGGGCTCGTTGATTTCAGTGCGGGGCAAATAAATTTTAAAACCCCTGCGAAGAAAGAGCTTATTACGATTCATCCGTCGGAGAGAAAGTTGCTGTCTCTGTTTCGAAAAATGGACCCGGAGTTGCAGAAAGATAGTTTAGACAATATCGGTAAGGTTTTAAAGGGAAAAGGGAAAGAAGCCAGCTCTTCCCCTGCGACAAAGAAAGAAACTGCGGGCCGCACCGAAAAGACCGCCAGCGCTAAAAAAGTGGTGAAGGGGGCAAAGTCCAAAGCCTCCAAACCGAAAAAGCAAACTCGCCGAAAAGGTCGTTAAAAAAACTTATTCGAGGAAACTCGGTAAGTTAAAAATGATGGCCCGTTGTCCCCAATAATCTATTGTGAGATAAAATTCTGTGAAATCCGCCGAAGTTTCAAGGCAATGGCAAGGCGCGATACTGCTTGCTCTGCTTGTTGGGGTGGGCGGCTTGGAGTTTTACGGGAAGGTTTTCGAGCGCGGCATTGGCCACTACCTCAAGTGGCAGAACCATGAGCGACCTCAGTTGGGCCGTATCTGGGAGCGGGACCGCGAGGCCATTGTGGCGCAAGCCAAGATTCAATCGATTCGCTCGGTTCTGAACCTTCAAGAAAACTCAGCAGAGTCCATTCAAACTTTCAAGCAGTTGTTTGAAAAGGTGGAGCCTGCCTTTCCCTTGGTTGTATCCCGGAAAAAATTTATCGACTTGTATTTCGATTTTCCAGGCCCCTGGTCCGAGCGCATTGTTTCTCCGTATGAGTTGCTGCAAATCGATGCGGAAAAAACCTGGGATCGCGTCTTTCTAAAAAGATTTGGTCCCTGGATCACCATTGGATTTCTCGATCTCCAGGGAGTTCCCCTCCGGGAAATTTTTCTTTCCGTAGACACCTTGTTTGAAGTGAATTCGACCCGTACCATCAAGCGTGGGCGGTTGGATGAAATGGGATTCAAGGATGCCCGGATTTTTTCCAGAGAGCAGGTGGTTTCGATCATCGAGACACTGGATGCCCGAACCCAGAAAGCTGTCTTTCCGGAGCCCCGATGGTTTCTTGCGAAAGATTATCACGTCACCCGCATCGGAATTTCTGATCAGGCTTCCAGCTCAAATAACCATATGGTGTTTGGAATTGAATACACCACCGACTATTACATCGGTGTCCTTTTGATTCCGGTGCCTTTGGATATTGCGTACAACATGCTTTCTCAAATTGAAAAAACGGAGGGTGAAAATTCGACCGGAGATTTAACTTCCCTGGCGATTCCTTCCGGAGGAAACTTTTGACCCGCCCCCTGATTGAGAAATTTTATTTCTTCCTGTACACGGTTCTGCTGTTTGTGGTTTTAGCTGGAATGGGCGTTTACTTTGTGCTCAGCAAAGACCTTCCTCAACTTCCCGCCAATCTGGAAAATATCAATCTGAGCCTGCCGACCGAGATTTACTCCTCCGATGGAGAAAGGATTAAGGTATTAGGCGAGAGGCTGCCCGTTTCCATTGGCGATATTTCTCCAAACTTTTTAAATGCCATTGTAGCCGTTGAAGATGCAAATTTCTTCAAGCATCAGGGATTGGACCATGTAGGGCTCCTTCGTGCGTTCCTGGCCAATATCCGAGCCAGACGGGTCACTCAGGGCGGCAGCACCATCACGCAACAATTGTCGAAGAATTTGTTTTTTTCTTTTGAGAGAAACTTTGTCCGCAAGATCAAAGAACTCCTTATCGCTTTACAACTTGAAGCTACGTTTACCAAGGAGATGATCCTGGAGGCCTATTGCAATCAAATTTATTTTGGCAGTGGCGCTTATGGAGTTGAGGAAGCTTCTCAGGTTTATTTTGCTAAACGGGCACAGGATTTGACCCTTTTACAGGCGGCATTATTGGCCGGACTGCCCAACTCTCCAAACAGCTCCAATCCTTTTAATAATATGGAACGCGCCATGAACCGGGCCCGTTTCGTGTTGAAACGTATGGAGAGCGAGGGTTGGATCACCGCTGGACAAAATGAGGAAGCTGTTCAATCCGACCTCGAACTGCGAAAACCAAAGGATTTCTCCGATCCTAATCTCTATTTTTTAGATTTCGTGATCGATAAACTTGAAAAAGACTATGGCAAAGAGTTTGTCCATTTCGGGGGTTTGAAAATTTACACCACTCTGGACAGCCTGCAGCAATCATTGGCTTTAAAAGCGGCCCTCTCGCATCTGGAAGGTCTGGAAGAGGGTATGCGAAAACGTGAATCCAAAGATCCCTTACAGGTGGCGTTGGTCTCCGTGGAAAACAAGAGCGGTGCAGTTCGAGCTTTCTTGGGCGGGAAAAACTATTCCCATAGCCAGTTCAACCGCGCGGTATCCAATAACCGCCTTCCAGGTTCTTCTTTCAAGCCGTTTGTTTATCTGACGGCCATGGAAGAGTTAGGCTACTCCCCGGCCACGGTGGTGAAGGATGAACCCATCTCTATTGAGGTTCCAGGAAACGAACCCTGGGAGCCGAAAAACTTTGGTGAAAAATTTGCCGGTGATATCATCCTCAAAAAGGCCTTGATGCAATCCATCAATGTTGTCTCCGCGAAACTCATACAGGCAGTGGGACCGGATAAGGTAATCCAAACCGCACGACGGTTTGGCATCAAAAGCCCTTTGGGAAATCATCTGTCTCTGGCGTTGGGAACTTCCGGTGTCTCCCCCCTGGAAATTGCTTCGGCTTTTAGCGGTATTGCCAACCTGGGAATTTATAACGAACCCTACTTTATCGAGAAAATTGAAGATTTTCACGGCAACCAGCTGTATGAACATTTTTACCAGGGGGTTCAGAGATTTCCACAAAAAGTCATGTATCCCTTGCTGGATATGATGCAGGGAGTGGTGGAGGCAGGTTCGGGAAGCGTGGTTCGCCGAATGGGTTTTTTACCTCCAGCCGCTGGAAAAACAGGAACCACGAACGATTTTAAGGATGCCTGGTTCAATGGATTCACGAAAGACTTTTCGGTTTCTGTCTGGGTGGGGTACGACAATAATGAACCGATGCTGGATCGCAATGGTAGAGGGCTGACAGGAGGGAGAGCGGCGGCGCCTATCTGGGTGTTTTTTCTGCAAAAGGTATTGGAGGGGAAAAATATAGTGAAGTTTCCCGTTCCTGCAGGAATCAAATTTGAAACCGTGGATACTCAAACGGGGTTCCTCGCCGATGGGAAATCCGAGGAAACCATGCGGGTCGCCGTCAAAGAGGAATTGGATCTCAGTCCTCCTCCAACTGATTTCATGCAGAAACTGGATGAGGCAATTTCCGCCACCTCAGATCTATTTTTTGGTTCGGATAATTAATGACCACCGGGATTTAAAGGGTTAATCCTTTTTGGTATTGGCGATCGTCAGCCCCTGAACTTCAGGGAAACTTCTACATAAGGCTGTAGTTTTCGAGATACCGTTATGTTTCAGACCTTAAAATTTTTTATACTGCGAACCGGGATTTCACTTTTCCTGTTTATATTTCTGGGTTTTTTTACCCTTTATCTGGTTCACGAGATCGCCCTTCCAACAGCAGGGTTCGATGATGGAATGATCCAGTGGACACTGCTATTTATCAGTGTCTTTTTCGGTTTTTTTGCCACCGGACAGATTGGCGATCAGCGGTTCCAAAATGCCTTTCATGCATTGAAAGGGGTCGGTCCCTTAAACGACAAGCAATTGATCACCCTGCAATTTGAGAAATTGATTCTTTTCACAGAGTCCTCCTTTTTTCTTCCCGGTCAGGCTCGCCGCTTCAGAGGATTGGTGGTGCGTAAATACGCCGATTTTCTTTTGTCCATTGGCCGTGAAGAACCGGAAGCCCTCAAGATCTATTTAAAAGCGTTTTTGCAGAACCCACAAAATTCAAAGTTTCGCTCGCCGTTGCTATCCATCCTCCGGCAGGGAGGGGATTTGACCGAAAATGAAATCG
The Nitrospinota bacterium DNA segment above includes these coding regions:
- a CDS encoding radical SAM protein translates to MDKEFLHNVFRAEIKDRKIPLSLGKTCPVKCAFCYEKDHSYRTTFDTPRSTQEDWDFIFNEIQKYPTKKDESWVLGGNEYMEWTDLPLHPKALDWVEEFLEKTDKNIIMFTVGYTDPVRINKLAERFPGRINFELSVITLGEARKKLMPNGPSVKQVLEILDGPAVTSANFYSFGANTMSEDARTISKINPNVLLWMGCLTPLKYIDPDTTALMRYGKKFLAEEARKIYGFDLPNIMMLHTESDITSFLNRKKIIKVFDACELDKKDTVVMAGNVYKVLTMFRQNRAKFLYVPNSTLGGDSNCTTLLTFSDVAKRLTGQTRVYLPKVILEKSSQEEMDISGETFDEFKAKFPRCTFKVLNKVNSKLSNKKLYEKGYLKNYVEDYLGDPLSKKFEMMASPN
- the hemB gene encoding porphobilinogen synthase, with the translated sequence MAFPVHRYRRLRAKAGILRLVRETHLSVDDLIDPMFVCEGKGVRQEISSMPGIFRCSIDNLVKDVRESQSLGIPAVVLFGIPDKKDARGSEAYNPDGIVQRAVREIKSACPEMIVITDVCIDEYTDHGHCGLVEGNRILNDPTLELLAKMAHTHAEAGADIVAPSDMMDGRVQAIRRILDQTGHEDTIILSYAAKYASAFYGPFREAADSSPKFGDRCSYQMDPANSDESIREVLQDIEEGADIVMVKPALSYLDIIRRVREEVQVPVAAYNVSGEYSMVKAAAEKNWVDGERVMMEILLSIKRAGAQMILTYFAKEAAKVLNA
- a CDS encoding helix-turn-helix transcriptional regulator — translated: MSIMAKNLRMIRKELRCTQAMMSDILKVGFRTYVRYEAGERDAPVSVLVKIARLGNLSLEQFLTNEVAKSLISPVKTLTKSSTPPAVGLVDFSAGQINFKTPAKKELITIHPSERKLLSLFRKMDPELQKDSLDNIGKVLKGKGKEASSSPATKKETAGRTEKTASAKKVVKGAKSKASKPKKQTRRKGR
- a CDS encoding biotin--[acetyl-CoA-carboxylase] ligase, whose translation is MSNSSPLDAEKIRNDLRPVRLGSYILVFDEIDSTNDLAQKYLEEGALEGLVLIAESQTRGRGRMGRSWVSPPGTGIYMSVLLKPQIQPQRLPQLTLLAGLASVQAINEFSSQKVQLKWPNDILLNGKKLCGILSEYHATQSGESAVIIGIGVNVNHSRNDFPEDLRPIATSLMIETGSPVDRQALATAIIRHLDQEYDAYLQNRSPDVINKWANHSDMFGKKISVTKGKSVIHGTALGLDSEGRLLMRTKSGEEIAFDSGEVSLGSTAHNP
- a CDS encoding PBP1A family penicillin-binding protein encodes the protein MTRPLIEKFYFFLYTVLLFVVLAGMGVYFVLSKDLPQLPANLENINLSLPTEIYSSDGERIKVLGERLPVSIGDISPNFLNAIVAVEDANFFKHQGLDHVGLLRAFLANIRARRVTQGGSTITQQLSKNLFFSFERNFVRKIKELLIALQLEATFTKEMILEAYCNQIYFGSGAYGVEEASQVYFAKRAQDLTLLQAALLAGLPNSPNSSNPFNNMERAMNRARFVLKRMESEGWITAGQNEEAVQSDLELRKPKDFSDPNLYFLDFVIDKLEKDYGKEFVHFGGLKIYTTLDSLQQSLALKAALSHLEGLEEGMRKRESKDPLQVALVSVENKSGAVRAFLGGKNYSHSQFNRAVSNNRLPGSSFKPFVYLTAMEELGYSPATVVKDEPISIEVPGNEPWEPKNFGEKFAGDIILKKALMQSINVVSAKLIQAVGPDKVIQTARRFGIKSPLGNHLSLALGTSGVSPLEIASAFSGIANLGIYNEPYFIEKIEDFHGNQLYEHFYQGVQRFPQKVMYPLLDMMQGVVEAGSGSVVRRMGFLPPAAGKTGTTNDFKDAWFNGFTKDFSVSVWVGYDNNEPMLDRNGRGLTGGRAAAPIWVFFLQKVLEGKNIVKFPVPAGIKFETVDTQTGFLADGKSEETMRVAVKEELDLSPPPTDFMQKLDEAISATSDLFFGSDN